Sequence from the Gallus gallus isolate bGalGal1 chromosome 12, bGalGal1.mat.broiler.GRCg7b, whole genome shotgun sequence genome:
GAAGTAAGAACCCCCTCCCCCAGATTTCTGCTTCGCTCACACTTGTCCCTTGCTCACACTAAGGGCTGCCCTGGGGGGTCTCTGCTCCAGAagccccctgggcagcctgctgatGGTTTCTAGTCCCAACACCATGCACTCAAGGGGGATGCGTGCAGCACTGCCTGTCCTGGGAGAGCCAAATGCACAGCAGAAGGGGTGGTGCTGGCAGCTGTTGGTGGCCGGGAGTACAGcactcagctcctctgcttgtGTTACTGGTGATTCCCCACTGTCTGTGACAGATCAGGGGCTTCTGCCTGGGAAAGGCGGAATGCCTGCACTCAGCCCCAGACAGGTGGCATGCTCTTATGTGTCCTCCTGCGAAACCCTTTGCTTGGTAAcaggctgagcacagcacagaaatgtcACTTCTGGGGGCAAGGGAAGTGATTTCTGAGAACATCAGTGGTGATTCCCTGCTTAGGGAGGTGGGAGAGAGAGCGctggtgctgtgcagctctggcagcaggtgGGCTTGGAGGTGTCCTGGCTGCGTGATCCCACCCACAACCATTGCTCCCACCCAGGCCAATCTGTTCTAAGTGTCTGTACTTACCCTCATCCctgagaagctgcagaaaaatgtttctagGTGTGTGTCTGCTCTAATAGTTTGAGTACAGCACACGGACTCTAGTCCAGAGGCATTACTGGGCCACAGCTCCTCTAGCTGCAAAGGCAGGCAGCTTTTCCAGATATGTGTTTGGACAGAGCACTGGGGAGCAATACCTGATTCCTCTAACAGCTGTTTTCTTGGAGCAGGTGGTACTAACAGGGATCCCCAGGCTCTTAGCACGGGCTCTTTTCTCAATACAGGTCCCAGACTACTTGGATCACATCAAGAAGCCGATGGATTTTCAGACAATGAAACAAAACCTGGAAGCGTACCGTTATCTGAATTTTGATGACTTTGAGGAAGATTTCAACCTGATTATCAACAACTGTTTGAAATACAATGCCAAAGACACTATCTTCTACCGGGCGGCCGTCCGTCTGCGGGAGCAGGGAGGCGTGGTTCTGCGGCAGGCTCGCCGGCAGGCAGAGAAGATGGGCATTGACTTTGAGACAGGCATGCACTTCCCACACTGCGTGACTGTAGAAGAGGCTCAGGTCCAGGACATTGAGGACGGTGGGTGCTTGTCCCCTCTCCGGGTGTAGGAGAGCTACTCAGAGCTTAAATCCCAGCAGTTGGGCACCTTAGGGCTGTTCTTGCTGTCTCCTGCTGGGCACTGAGGAACACCACTGGGAATAACTCACCCGAGAAGGGTCCTTTTAGGGTCCTCCTCTCCCTGTTCCAGCATGTGAAGGGCTGAAGGCAGACCAGGGGTTCAGGCAGTAGAACTTTCCTACTCTTGAATGCTTCAGAGTCACTTCAGCTCACATGTTTCTGCTGTATCCTTCCTTTCAAATCCCTTCCTTAcaaatccctttcttttttactgcTGTATGCTGCCTCAGCTGATAGGACCCCTTAGcattccctgtgctgcagatcAGCCTGCCTTCCCCAGCAGTCCCAACTGGCTTGGTTCCCACAGGGCTCTTTCTCAGAGTGTCTTTTGGTAACGTTCTGTGCTCATGGGTGTTTGGTACTGTGTGAGTTCTTTTCCTCCTGAGGGGGAGTCCCATGCCTTTCTGTGTAAAGGGTCTCCAAAAAGTTTCTGATTCCTTTCGTCCTCTTTGTGCCCTCAGAAGACATGCGACTGCTGCTCTCAGAAAATCAGAAGCACCTGCCCCtagaggagcagctgaagatcTTGCTGGAGCGGCTGGATGAGGTCAATGCTGGCAAGCAGAGCATAGGACGGTCCCGCCGGGCCAAGATGATCAAGAAGGAGATCACGGTCCTGCGGCGGAAGCTGGCACACCCCCGGGACCTGGGCCGAGATGGGCTGGAGAGGCACAGCTCCTCTGCCAGGGGGGTCCTGCAGTCGCACAACCCCTGCGAGAAGGACCTTCAGACAGACAGTGCTgctgaggagagcagcagccaagaGACTGGCAAAGGTACCGCTCCtccaaaatgctgctgtttgctgggcAATGGCAGAGAACCACACCTGGACAGGCTGCGCAGTAGAGCAAAGGCAGGGGGACCTTGCACACAAACCTCACCCATAGCAATTCCTTAGGATCAAGGCAGGTGGTCTGTCTGGAGGATTCCCTCATCTCCCACCACTTCCCTTGCTGCTCTCTTTCTGTAGGCTGGCTGCTTACTTGCAGCAGGGATGGCCACGCTCCAAATGCCCTGCAGGGGCTGGGAGCCAAGTATGTGCCAGCTGCAAGCTCCCTGGTGCCGGGAGCTGATGGGAGCAGGTGCTGAGCCGTGCTCCTCAGAGAGCACAGCTCAGGTGCCACCTCACGAGTCCtcaggcagagctggcaggTGTCACTGAGGTTTGTCACCTTGGAATCCTGTTCCCCAGAGACCTGAAAAAGCAGGCTCTCGTGCAAGCAGAGAGCATTTAGGATCATTGGTTTCTGAGGTTGAAGTGGAGCTCTGAGAAATGAAACTGTTCCTTTCTACCACTGCCACCTGTTTCCTGACAggtcctgcaggctgtggctgATGCCTTTTCATCCCTCCTTCAGGTCTGGGTCCCAATTCTTCTTCCACTCCAGCACATGAAGTGGGCAGGAGGACCTCAGTGCTCTTCTCCAAGAAGAACCCTAAAACTGCAGGACCTCCAAAACGTCCAGGACGTCCCCCCAAGAATCGAGACAGCCAGATAGCTCCCGGGCATGGGAACAGCCCCATAGGCCCCCCGCAGCTCCCCATTATGGGGTCCTCCCAGCGGCAGAGGAAGCGGGGGCGAAGCCCACGTCCCAGCTCCAGCTCCGATAGCGACAGCGACAAATCCACTGAAGACGCTCCCATGGGTGAGTGCAGCAGccgcagccctgcagggagcacaTCAAGGGCACTGTGCCCTCGTAATGCTCCTCTGTTGTTTGTTATCTCCAGACCTGCCGGCCAATGGCTTCAGCAGTGGGAGCCAGCCAGTGAAGAAGAGCTTCCTGGTGTACCGCAACGACTGTAATCTTCCACGCAGCAGCTCCGACTCCgagtccagcagcagcagcagcagcagtgctgcctcagACCGTACCAGGTATGTTGCCTGCCTCTGGGTGTGCTGCTGCCacaggcatctgctgggtgagatGTGTTACCGTGCCTCTCCCTTTCACACTCCTGTTTGCCAGTGCTGCTAACCCAGTGATAGAGGGCTGCAGGCCTGGCTGTGGGATTTGTGCCTTTTTGTGCTCTTTAACATGCTTGGGTGAGCGTACGCTCCCAGGTGAGGCAGGGCTCAGGGTTCCAGGCAGAAACACCATCCAATCTGCCTTCTGTACGCCTGCTGAGTCCCTGGTGCCGGGTGGGCTCAGTGAGCTTTCTGAGCCCCCACGATGACCCTCAAAAAGCAGTTTCTGGAGGTTTAGTGTgactgctgctcacagctctgctccctctctCAGCACAACGCCCTCAAAGCAGGGCAGGGGGAAGCCCTCCTTCTCCCGCGTGAACTTCCCTGAGGACAGCAGCGAGGACACATCAGGAACAGAGAACGAATCCTACTCTGTGGGTGCTGGGCGAGGCGTGGGGCACAGCAGTAAGTGTCACAACTTTCCAGCCACACACCTGCCTGTTCTGTCAGCCGCAAGGGCCACGTCTGAGTCCTCTCTCCCCCTTTTCTCGATGCAGTGGTGCGGAAGGGCATTGGCCGTGGTGCAGGGTGGCTCTCTGAGGATGAGGATTCTTCCCTGGACGCTTTGGATCTGGTGTGGGCCAAGTGCCGGGGCTACCCCTCCTACCCGGCACTGGTGAGTGTGGCCACCTATGCGAACCTCCCAAaatcccatcccagtgccaggGATGGTCTTGGGGCCATCAGTGGGGTGAGAGGCGGGCTCACAGCTCTCGCTACTGGAGGAATGGGGCTGTGGCCGGGCTGTGGTTTTGTCCCCTGCCTCAGCATCGGCCCCTGCTCCCTGGCAGATCATCGACCCCAAGATGCCGCGGGAGGGCATGTTCCACCACGGCGTCCCCATCCCCGTGCCGCCGCTGGAGGTGCTGAAGCTGGGCGAGCAGATGACTCAGGAAGCGCGCGAGCACCTCTACCTCGTCCTCTTCTTCGACAACAAGCGCACTTGGTGAGGCCTGGGGGGGTCGGGGAAGGGCTGGGAAACCGGCGGTGCCGCCGGGGGGAGCGCGCAGCCGCCCGTAACCCTCAAACGAGGTGGCTCCCCGCTCCCCGCAGGCAGTGGCTGCCCCGCACCAAGCTGGTGCCGCTGGGCGTCAACCAGGACCTGGACAAGGAGAAGATGCTGGAGGGCCGCAAGTCCAACATCCGCAAGTCGGTGCAGATCGCCTACCACCGCGCCATGCAGCACCGCAACAAGGTGCAGGGCGAGCAGAGCAGCGACTCCAGCGAGAGCGACTGACGCACCGCGGCACCGGGCCCGCTGCAGCTGGCCTGCGGCCTGGGGGGGCCCCCCCCGCCTtcccggtgcccccagagcTGTAAATACTGTACAGCCCTGCCCTTTAAATTATTCCCcccgggaggggggggggcggccccgggaACGGAACGggggcggcggccccgcgctcGGAcgtgtttgtatttattttggaggaaaaaaaaaaaaaaaagatctattGGTTCGTACGGAGCCGCCCTCCCCAACGCCGCCGTAACgggagctggggggggagggaggggcggAGGGAGGGACGAGGGTACTTCCGGGGTTGGGCCAGTGAGAGGCCGGAAGTGGGCCAGAGCGGCGCCAAAAGAGCGGGAAGCGGCGCTCTGCGTGCCTGGGTGGGGGGAGCTCTatggtggcggcggcggcggcggtggcggtgGCTGTGGGAACTGGACGGCGGGGGGAGCGGGATTTGGGGCGGCGTGGGGATGGGAACGGTGAGAGGATATGGGGTGTGCGTGGGGATTGGGCGTGCGATGGGGACGGagatggatggggatgggggttcAGGGCAGGGGGCTGTGGAGCATTGTATGACAAATGGGCACCTGCAGGCATCCTCACCTGAGCTGAGCGTGCCCTGGGGCGCAGGTGGGTGTCATGGTGTGAGAGTGCAGCCCTGAGCCCGTTGCCTCTGTGGGGCCACTGCCGTCCCCATGGCGCTGCGGGATACCCCCTCGACCTGCCCGACCCTGTGGCGGTGGCTGCGCTGCCCTCCAGCTGAGCTGCGCCTGGACCTGGTGCTGGCGTCAGGGCAGGCCTTCCGGTGAGACAGCGGGGCCTTCCGGTCAGACATCGGGGCCATATGAGGCCGTTCAGCAGAGCCTGATGCCCGGTGCTTGGCAGGTGGCGggagagcagccctggtgcGTGGACGGGAGTGTTGGGTGACCGCGTGTGGACGCTGCGCCAGGAGCGGGACCGCCTGTGGTACACGGTGTATGGCCAGGAGACGCCTGGCCCTGAAACTGACCGGATCCTGCGGGACTACTTCCAGCTGGACGTGGGGCTGGCGGCCCTGTACCGCACCTGGGGGGCAGCCGACCCCCTCTTCTGCCAGACAGCTACCGCCTTCCCAggtggggcagccccatgggACGATGGCAGCACCCACCCGCTGGGCCCCACTGACCTGTGGTGCCGCAGGGGTGCGGGTGTTGCGGCAGGACCCCGTggagtgcctcctgtccttcATCTGCACCTCCAATAACCACGTGGCCCGCATCACCACCATGATCGAGCGCCTCTGCCAGGCCTTCGGCCAGCATCTCTGCTCGCTGGACGAGCAGCCCTTCCACGCCTTCCCATCCCTGGCAGCGCTGGCAGGTCGGCAGCCATCCCTTTGTCCCCACATccgtccccacgtccccatcctACGGCTGTCCTCCCACAGGCTCTGAAGCAGAGGCCAAGCTGCAGGCGCTGGGCTTTGGCTATCGGGCCCGCTTTGTCAGCGGCACAGCACGCGCCATCGCTGAGGGAATGGGTGCCAAGGGGCTGTGCCAGCTGCGGGCCGTGCCCTACGCTGAGGCCAGGAGGGTGCTGTGTGCCCTACCAGGAGTGGGAGCCAAGGTGGGTGATggcgtggggatggggacggggtgGTGGCAGGGCTGATGGTGCGTCGCGTGGCAGGTGGCTGACTGCGTGTGCCTGATGGCCCTGGACAAGGCGGAGGCGGTGCCGGTGGACACCCACGTGTGGCACATCGCCcggcagcgctatggggcagcactgggCGCCCGCTCCCTGACCGCCCGCGTGCACCAGGAGATCGGTGAGGGCACAAACCAACACCCGCAGCTTGGTGGTGCAAGGGCTCAGCCCCCATTGCTGGCTCTGATCTCTCCACAGGTGACTTCTTCCGTGaactgtggggtccctatgcaGGCTGGGCGCAGGCGGTGAGTACCaaccctcccctcccccacacacacacctggTTCTCCCTCCCAGGTGTGCCCACCCAGCACTTCTCATTTTCGCCCCCCCAGGTCCTCTTCTGTGCTGACCTCCGCAAGGGCCGGGCCAGTGGGAGCCGGGCCAGGAGGGGCCGCAGCCGTGCAAGCCGTGGCGCGGGGTGCTCCTAGGGAGGGGTCACAGGGGAGTCTGAGTCTGGAGCAGAGTTTGTCTGTCTCCTGCCCACTGCATGCTGGCCCCTGGGGGATAAGCCAAGCCAGGAAGCGTTTGTCTATTTCCTTTATTACAaggaataaaatagaaatgtcCATTTGGAAAACTCTTTGAACATGCGCGGGGGCAGATGTAGGAAAGGGGGTAGAgggggctgggctgcagcccccagtgGCTGgttgggggagagggggggggtTCTCCTGGGGGCTCCCTATGCAGACTCCTCACCCATGGGTGGGTTGGGATCACTCCAGGAGATGGTGAGGAGCAGGGCAGAGTGCCCTCCCCTGCTACCATTACCCCCCAAAAGGGAGCAGATGAGGAGGCAGCAGGACCCCCGTggacccccccccatacccTGTGTTATGCCCATGGGATCTCCAGACCCCCTCAGTCGGGGGGCAGGCGGGGGGTTCTGTTTGCTGGCACCCGCTCACAGTCCGACCCTGCTTATGGGGGAGGAACGTGGGGTGAGAGCCTGGCAGCACTCCCAAACCCATGAGGGTGCAGAATGGCACAGAGCGGGGGTCAGGGCTCACCACTGCTGGAA
This genomic interval carries:
- the OGG1 gene encoding N-glycosylase/DNA lyase isoform X2, which produces MALRDTPSTCPTLWRWLRCPPAELRLDLVLASGQAFRWRESSPGAWTGVLGDRVWTLRQERDRLWYTVYGQETPGPETDRILRDYFQLDVGLAALYRTWGAADPLFCQTATAFPGVRVLRQDPVECLLSFICTSNNHVARITTMIERLCQAFGQHLCSLDEQPFHAFPSLAALAGSEAEAKLQALGFGYRARFVSGTARAIAEGMGAKGLCQLRAVPYAEARRVLCALPGVGAKAEAVPVDTHVWHIARQRYGAALGARSLTARVHQEIGDFFRELWGPYAGWAQAVLFCADLRKGRASGSRARRGRSRASRGAGCS
- the OGG1 gene encoding N-glycosylase/DNA lyase, which encodes MALRDTPSTCPTLWRWLRCPPAELRLDLVLASGQAFRWRESSPGAWTGVLGDRVWTLRQERDRLWYTVYGQETPGPETDRILRDYFQLDVGLAALYRTWGAADPLFCQTATAFPGVRVLRQDPVECLLSFICTSNNHVARITTMIERLCQAFGQHLCSLDEQPFHAFPSLAALAGSEAEAKLQALGFGYRARFVSGTARAIAEGMGAKGLCQLRAVPYAEARRVLCALPGVGAKVADCVCLMALDKAEAVPVDTHVWHIARQRYGAALGARSLTARVHQEIGDFFRELWGPYAGWAQAVLFCADLRKGRASGSRARRGRSRASRGAGCS